CGTCATGCTCGGAGTACGCCCGCGAGGCCTTTCTCCGGCACGGCGCAGTACGCGGATGTGCACTCACTTTTCTGAGACTTATGCGATGCCACCCCTGGGGGGGGCACGGTTACGACCCGGTACCATGACAATGACAGCTACCTCTAAGGAGAAACAATAAGAATGAACCAGAACATGCGTCTCATGCTCGCCATCGGCATATCGGCGGTGATAATGATCACCTTTTTTGTAGTGCAGGAAAAGCTCACACCGAAAGCAGTACCGCAGACATATACAACGAATGCCCCCGCATCGATGCCCGCAGCGGCAGCCCCGGTGACATTCGGCACGAACGCCCCTTCGGTGCGGCCGCTCGCCGTGTTCGGCGTACAGTCGATAGCGCTCGAGAACGACCGCGTCCGCGCGGAATTCTCAAGTGCGGATGCCGTGCTCACGTCCTACAAGCTGAAAAAATATTCCATGCTCTCCGGCGAACCGGTGGAGATGGTCGACCGCGTGCTCAACGGGATATATCCCTTCTACACGAGCTTCAGCGATCTTTCGAACTCGATAGCCCCGCACACGCCGGTTGCGTACGGCGTCGCCGAGCGATCTTCCAA
This window of the Spirochaetota bacterium genome carries:
- the yidD gene encoding membrane protein insertion efficiency factor YidD — its product is MRHIFIFFITLYQKIISPHLPPSCRYTPSCSEYAREAFLRHGAVRGCALTFLRLMRCHPWGGHGYDPVP